AAAAATACCCAGAAATAACATTGTTACTGTAGTGGGATGCTTTACTCCAAACTCAGGTAACCTCATTCTTGTGCTCCTTTAGATATAATCTCCACAGCCTGACCATCTTTTAAGCCCTGTTGTCCTGTTATAACCACTGAATCTCCCTCTTGAATTCCATCGGTTACTTCTATCTTATCCTCTTCACTCATCCCTGTTATTATTTTCCTTTTGCAGGCTTTGCCATCTTTAATTATAAAGCAATACATTTCACCATTTTCTCTAATAACAGCATCTCGCAAAATATATGGGACTCCTTTATGTTCTAAAACATCTATTCTCACTCTGGCAAACATACCGGATTTTAAGATATGTTCGGGGTTTGATATTTCAATTTCAAGCGGAGCAGTGCGAGTTGTAAGATCTATAACTGGGCTGACCATAGAAACCTTTCCTTCAAATATCTCTTCAGGATAGGCATCTACTTTAACCTGGGATAGCTGATCTTCTTTAACCTTGGGCAAATCCCTTTCCACAATGTCAATTTTTACTTTTATCACATCCATATTTACAATCTTAGCAATAGGTATTTGCGGTGAAACGTTTTCTCCTTTATCTACATAAATCCTACCTATTATCCCATCTATTGGGGAGGTAACTGGCGATTTCTCAAATTTTAATCCAATCTCATCTCTATCAATATAAGTAAGAACATCGCCTTTCTTTACTGCATCTCCTTCCTTGGCAAGTTTTTCTATAATTTTACCGGTCACTTTAGGATAAACTATTGCTTCATCTTCAGCCTTTATATCCCCTACGTAAGAAAGCACTTCCTTAATGTCGACTCTTTTTACTTTCGTTACCCTTACTGGAATTTTAGCTACTTTTATTTCAGCAACTTTTTTGCCACAACCTGCTAAGATTGAAATTCCAAGCACTAAGCACCAAATAACAAACAAATTACAAGCACCAAATATCCAATGACCAAAACTACTTTGCTTTGAATTTTTCCGCATTTTATCTCTCCAATTTTATATCATTTTTAACTAAAGTTAATCCTTCTGATTTGTCCAGATTGATGATAGATATTTCGTGATCTATCAAAGCCTTTATGTAATCCAGCTCAGCCTGCGATAATCTCTCCTGATAGTCCAGCATATCATGAGTGCTTACCTCGCCTGCTGTGTATCTCTCGTTTTGAACATTATAGTTCTGTGTCTCTGCTTCTCTGGACAATGAAGAAGCTTCAACCTGACGGTATTGTATATCAACTTCTCTTACCTTATCTCTTACTTCAAGAATGATATTCTGCTCAAGTCTCTTGAATGATATTAACGCCTGAATTTTTTCTAACTT
Above is a genomic segment from bacterium containing:
- a CDS encoding efflux RND transporter periplasmic adaptor subunit, with product MRKNSKQSSFGHWIFGACNLFVIWCLVLGISILAGCGKKVAEIKVAKIPVRVTKVKRVDIKEVLSYVGDIKAEDEAIVYPKVTGKIIEKLAKEGDAVKKGDVLTYIDRDEIGLKFEKSPVTSPIDGIIGRIYVDKGENVSPQIPIAKIVNMDVIKVKIDIVERDLPKVKEDQLSQVKVDAYPEEIFEGKVSMVSPVIDLTTRTAPLEIEISNPEHILKSGMFARVRIDVLEHKGVPYILRDAVIRENGEMYCFIIKDGKACKRKIITGMSEEDKIEVTDGIQEGDSVVITGQQGLKDGQAVEIISKGAQE